In Gossypium arboreum isolate Shixiya-1 chromosome 6, ASM2569848v2, whole genome shotgun sequence, the following are encoded in one genomic region:
- the LOC108485269 gene encoding uncharacterized protein LOC108485269 — MTPDRITLQNMEKKSNENFRQYAQRWREVAIQVQPPLLEKETTMLFINTLKAPFITHMLGSATKSFSDIVMTGEMIENAVRSGKIEVGESTRKSVPRKRDNEVNNTSTSSKGQPKSFTVNQPKAVTTNQQSSRRQESNARENTERPQFTPIPMTYRELYQNLFNAHVVSPFYLKPLQPPYPKWYDATVQCEYHAGIIGHSIENCAAFKKLVERLIKMGIVRFDDPATSNIVGNPLPNHTDQRVDVICEGLNKKTKYEVAEVWTLLRRVWMEMVKRGLIALDSREEPEEERKYCEFHDEVGHEIQGCVEFKALIENMMSNKEMEFYVEAKNPVVGDICASEGESTTQNRTPNYPVVIISRPKNNKAGIQMPPRVIIQRPAVFPYKDSKKVPWNYDCSVMTPEKECPIDALRGDQDKGSYTRSGRRYDTVNEEAQPTKGKAQIVEEVKGKATKPVNEPVNEEEAKEFLKFLKHSKYSVVEQLRKQPARISVMALLLSSEVNRSALMKVLNETYVPNDISVNKLDRLVNNISADNYIFFNDDEIPPGGMGSTKALHITTRCKWYTLPGVLIDNGSYERPAIDHTEQITYRQLSHEGLPEHREGIRWHGEKGDGQNRVGAVPSSLHQKLKLVSEGRLIMIKAKEDIIATVSNNAPYLETDDEAIECSFRSLEFVNATFIAEGSKILVPKLSKTTRMSLQLTFGKGALPGRGLGRHLQGRTETPMLKDKRDRFDLGFKLNAKQKRREQEKKQERRRARLTGKEIK, encoded by the exons ATGACCCCTGACAGAATCACTCtccagaatatggagaagaaatcGAATGAAAACTTCAGGCAGTACGCACAAAGATGGAGGGAGgtggccatacaagttcagccACCACTTCTGGAAAAGGAGACAACGATGCTCTTTATTAATACCTTGAAGGCTCCTTTTATTactcatatgttgggaagcgccaCCAAGAGCTTCTCTGATATAGTAATGACAGGAGAAATGATTGAAAATGCTGTAAGGAGTGGCAAGATAGAAGTAGGAGAAAGTACCAGAAAGTCGGTCCCGAGGAAAAGAGACAATGAAGTGAACAACACGAGCACATCTAGCAAAGGTCAGCCTAAGTCATTCACCGTAAATCAACCCAAGGCGGTGACCACCAATCAGCAAAGCTCTAGAAGACAAGAATCCAACGCGAGGGAGAACACAGAAAGACCACAATTCACCCCTATACCCATGacgtatagggagttgtaccaaAACCTGTTCAATGCTCATGTGGTCTCCCCTTTCTACCTGAAGCCACTGCAGCCcccgtatcccaaatggtatgacgcgaCTGTCCAATGTGAGTACCACGCGGGAATCATTGGGCACTCTATCGAAAACTGCGCAGCGTTTAAAAAATTAGTTGAAAGACTCATTAAGATGGGGATCGTGAGATTTGACGACCCAGCCACATCCAATATAGTGGGAAACCCGCTCCCCAATCATACCGACCAAAGAGTGGATGTGATATGCGAAGGCTTGAACAAGAAGACCAAGTATGAGGTTGCGGAAGTCTGGACTCTGTTGAGGCGAGTATGGATGGAGATGGTCAAGAGAGGATTGATCGCGTTGGATTCGAGGGAAGAACctgaagaagagagaaaatacTGTGAGTTTCATGATGAAGTAGGGCATGAAATCCAAGGTTGCGTGGAGTTCAAGGCCCTAATAGAAAACATGATGAGCAATAAAGAAATGGAATTTTATGTAGAAGCCAAAAACCCCGTAGTGGGAGATATATGCGCATCAGAGGGGGAATCGACGACACAAAATCGAACACCTAACTATCCTGTGGTGATCATTTCGAGACCCAAAAATAATAAAGCTGGAATACAAATGCCACCGAGGGTCATAATCCAAAGACCTGCAGTCTTCCCTTACAAAGACAGCAAAAAGGTCCCATGGAATTATGATTGCAGTGTGATGACGCCGGAAAAGGAGTGCCCGATTGACGCTTTAAGAGGGGATCAGGACAAGGGATCCTATACACGTAGTGGGAGACGTTACGATACGGTGAATGAGGAGGCACAACCCACAAAAGGAAAAGCCCAGATAGTCGAGGAAGTGAAAGGAAAAGCAACCAAACCTGTTAACGAGCCAGTTAACGAAGAAGAGGCcaaggagtttttaaaattcctaaagcatagCAAGTACAGTGTGGTGGAACAGCTACGCAAACAACCAGCCCGCATTTCAGTGATGGCTTTGCTTCTGAGCTCGGAAGTCAATCGCAGCGCGTTAATGAAGGTCTTGAATGAAACGTATGTTCCCAATGATATCTCCGTTAACAAGTTGGACCGCTTGGTTAACAACATCAGTGCCGATAACTATATCTTCTTTAATGATGATGAGATACCACCCGGTGGTATGGGGTCGACTAAAGCTCTGCATATCACCACACGCTGTAAATGGTATACGCTGCCAGGCGTACTAATTGACAATGGATCATACGAGCGCCCCGCCATTGACCACACCGAGCAGATTACCTATagacagctctcacatgaagGATTGCCAGAACATCGTGAAGGCATTCGATGGCACGGAGAGAAAGGTGATGGGCAGAATCGAG TTGGGGCAGTGCCTTCCTCGTTGCATCAAAAATTGAAGCTAGTGTCGGAGGGAAGGTTGATAATGATTAAGGCTAAAGAAGATATTATTGCAACTGTGAGCAATAATGCGccctatttggagacagatgacgAAGCAATCGAATGCTCATTTCGATCTTTGGAATTTGTTAACGCAACGTTCATCGCTGAGGGAAGCAAAATTCTGGTGCCAAAATTGTCCAAAACCACGAGGATGAGCCTCCAACTGACATTTGGAAAAGGGGCCCTACCTGGAAGAGGACTtgggagacatctacaaggaagAACTGAAACGCCAATGCTGAAAGACAAGAGAGACCGCTTCGACTTAGGATTTAAGCTGAATGCGAAACAAAAGAGAAGGGAGCAGGAAAAGAAGCAGGAAAGAAGGAGAGCTAGATTAACGGGGAAGGAAATCAAATGA